A genomic region of Nitrososphaerales archaeon contains the following coding sequences:
- the trxB gene encoding thioredoxin-disulfide reductase, whose product MSVLKRVIIIGSGPAGLTAAIYVARGGLEPLVISGSTPGGQLVLTTEVENYPGFETGILGPELIERMRRQAERFGAKFVDGDATKVDFSKRPFKVWVGEDVYEGDAVIIATGASAKWLGLESEQRLRGRGVSSCATCDGFFFAGKDVVVVGGGDTALEEALFLTKFVKSVTIVHRRDTLRASKILQDRAFSNEKIKFRWNSEVVEILGKDRVVGVRLKNVKTGELSELKCDGVFIAIGHKPNTELFKGQIELNNEGYVVVKEGTYGTSTSVEGVFVAGDAYDYKYRQAITAAASGCKAAIDAIHYLEAKDP is encoded by the coding sequence TTGAGTGTATTGAAGAGGGTCATCATCATAGGCTCTGGCCCCGCTGGCTTAACCGCTGCCATCTACGTTGCACGGGGAGGTCTGGAACCTTTAGTAATCAGTGGTAGCACACCCGGTGGGCAGCTGGTGCTCACTACAGAGGTGGAGAACTACCCTGGCTTCGAAACAGGGATTTTAGGGCCCGAGTTGATAGAGAGGATGAGGAGGCAGGCGGAGAGGTTCGGTGCAAAGTTTGTGGATGGTGATGCTACCAAGGTCGACTTTTCTAAACGCCCCTTCAAAGTCTGGGTCGGTGAAGATGTGTACGAAGGTGATGCAGTAATAATCGCCACAGGTGCTTCGGCCAAATGGTTAGGCTTAGAATCTGAGCAGAGGTTAAGAGGGAGGGGTGTTTCTTCATGTGCGACTTGTGATGGTTTCTTCTTCGCTGGTAAGGATGTTGTTGTAGTGGGTGGTGGTGATACCGCTTTAGAGGAGGCCCTATTCTTAACAAAATTCGTAAAGAGCGTTACCATCGTCCATAGAAGAGATACTTTGAGGGCTTCAAAGATCCTACAAGATAGAGCATTCAGTAATGAGAAGATTAAGTTTAGATGGAATAGTGAAGTGGTAGAGATTTTGGGTAAAGATAGGGTCGTGGGTGTAAGATTAAAGAATGTGAAGACGGGTGAGTTATCTGAATTAAAGTGTGATGGGGTATTCATAGCGATAGGTCATAAACCGAATACAGAATTATTTAAGGGTCAGATCGAATTAAATAACGAAGGTTATGTAGTCGTTAAGGAGGGAACTTATGGAACTTCTACCAGCGTAGAAGGTGTATTTGTAGCTGGCGATGCATACGATTATAAATATAGGCAAGCTATAACCGCCGCTGCCTCAGGTTGTAAAGCTGCCATCGATGCAATACACTATCTTGAAGCTAAAGATCCATAA